In one window of Zingiber officinale cultivar Zhangliang chromosome 11A, Zo_v1.1, whole genome shotgun sequence DNA:
- the LOC122032401 gene encoding polygalacturonase-like, translated as MAELKVITIVLLLALVLCSRPVEAVFNIADYGAKSDGQTDSAGALLSAWQAACRSTGAATVYVPAGSFLVRRGEFSGPCESSKITFQIDGTLVAPSGYGTAGEWLLFDHVEGVEVYGGTIDGRGSSLWACKAGSHGCPAGVSSLVFRNSKGITVSGLTSVNSELYHMVIDNCEGVTMQGVRITAPGSSPNTDGIHVQGSSHVTITGAGIKTGDDCISIGPGTTDLWIEQVNCGPGHGISIGSLGKGYDEAGVENVTVKTSVFAGTTNGLRIKTWGRPSEGFVRGVVFEHSVMQDVQNPIIIDQNYCPDDKGCPDQSSGVKISEVTYNDIHGSSASQVAVKFECSPSNPCTGIWLQDIKLTYGNTPAESSCEHADGSASGFVVPPSCL; from the exons ATGGCTGAGCTCAAGGTGATTACCATTGTTCTACTCCTCGCACTCGTCCTCTGTTCTCGGCCTGTTGAAGCCGTTTTCAACATCGCCGACTACGGCGCCAAGTCCGACGGTCAAACGGACTCCGCCGGCGCTTTGCTCAGCGCGTGGCAGGCCGCCTGCCGCTCGACCGGCGCGGCCACGGTCTACGTGCCGGCTGGCTCATTCTTAGTCCGGCGAGGGGAATTCAGCGGGCCCTGCGAGAGCAGCAAGATCACGTTCCAGATAGACGGCACCCTCGTCGCGCCGTCGGGCTATGGCACCGCCGGAGAGTGGCTCCTGTTCGACCACGTGGAGGGCGTGGAGGTCTACGGCGGCACCATCGACGGCCGCGGCTCGTCCTTGTGGGCGTGCAAGGCCGGCAGCCACGGTTGCCCCGCAGGCGTCTCC TCGTTGGTGTTTAGGAACTCGAAGGGCATCACCGTCAGCGGACTGACGTCGGTGAACAGCGAGCTGTACCACATGGTGATCGACAACTGCGAGGGAGTGACAATGCAGGGCGTGAGGATAACGGCTCCGGGGAGCAGCCCCAACACCGACGGAATCCACGTGCAGGGGTCGAGCCACGTGACCATCACCGGCGCCGGCATCAAAACCGGAGACGATTGCATCTCCATCGGGCCCGGCACCACCGACCTCTGGATCGAGCAGGTCAACTGCGGCCCCGGACACGGCATAAG TATTGGGAGTTTGGGGAAGGGGTACGATGAGGCCGGAGTGGAGAACGTGACGGTGAAGACGTCAGTGTTCGCCGGAACGACGAACGGGCTGAGAATAAAGACGTGGGGGCGGCCGAGCGAGGGGTTCGTGAGGGGGGTGGTGTTCGAGCACTCCGTGATGCAGGACGTGCAGAACCCGATCATCATCGACCAGAACTACTGCCCCGACGACAAAGGATGCCCTGACCAA AGTTCGGGGGTGAAGATAAGCGAGGTGACGTACAACGACATCCATGGGTCGTCGGCGTCGCAGGTGGCGGTTAAGTTCGAGTGCAGCCCGAGCAATCCGTGCACCGGAATCTGGTTGCAGGACATCAAGCTCACGTATGGGAACACGCCAGCGGAGTCGTCCTGCGAGCACGCCGATGGATCTGCTTCCGGCTTCGTCGTGCCGCCCAGTTGTCTCTGA